A stretch of the Pseudomonas sp. ACM7 genome encodes the following:
- the epsC gene encoding serine O-acetyltransferase EpsC, with protein sequence MSERSSHWQLQTIVSQLRTARDQWRLQNGRASTEQGGRELPSRAAMAEILEALCGALFPMRLGPVDLREESEDFYVGHTLDVALNALLAQARLELRYAARHSAQADTEVEAKTIQIIQDFALALPGLRSLLDTDVLAAYHGDPAARSVDEVLLCYPGILAVIHHRLAHHLYRAGLPLLARISAEIAHSATGIDIHPGAQIGRSFFIDHGTGVVIGETAIIGERVRIYQAVTLGAKRFPADEDGQLQKGQPRHPIVEDDVVIYAGATILGRITIGKGSTIGGNVWLTRSVPAGSNLTQANLQHDDGTQK encoded by the coding sequence GTGAGCGAGCGTTCCAGTCATTGGCAACTGCAGACCATCGTCAGCCAACTGCGTACGGCGCGTGACCAGTGGCGCTTACAAAATGGCCGCGCCAGCACCGAGCAGGGCGGTCGCGAGTTGCCTTCCCGAGCGGCCATGGCAGAGATTCTCGAAGCCCTCTGTGGCGCGTTGTTCCCGATGCGCCTGGGGCCGGTGGATTTGCGCGAGGAGAGTGAAGACTTCTACGTCGGCCACACGCTGGACGTTGCGTTGAACGCGTTGCTGGCTCAGGCGCGACTCGAACTGCGCTACGCCGCTCGCCACAGTGCCCAGGCCGACACTGAAGTCGAGGCCAAGACCATTCAGATCATTCAGGACTTCGCCCTCGCATTGCCGGGGCTGCGCAGTCTGCTCGACACCGACGTGCTGGCGGCCTATCACGGCGATCCGGCGGCTCGCAGTGTCGATGAAGTGTTGCTGTGCTATCCGGGGATTCTGGCGGTGATTCACCATCGCCTGGCCCATCACTTATACCGCGCCGGATTGCCGCTGCTGGCACGGATCAGCGCGGAAATCGCGCACTCGGCCACCGGCATCGACATTCACCCTGGCGCGCAGATTGGTCGCAGCTTCTTCATCGATCACGGGACGGGTGTGGTGATCGGCGAGACCGCCATCATCGGCGAGCGTGTGCGGATTTATCAGGCCGTGACGTTGGGCGCCAAGCGCTTCCCGGCGGATGAAGACGGTCAGTTGCAGAAGGGGCAACCGCGACATCCGATTGTCGAGGATGACGTGGTGATCTATGCCGGTGCGACGATTCTGGGGCGGATCACCATCGGCAAGGGCTCGACCATTGGCGGCAATGTCTGGCTGACCCGCAGCGTGCCGGCGGGGAGCAACCTGACTCAGGCGAATCTGCAGCATGATGACGGGACGCAGAAGTAA
- a CDS encoding D-cysteine desulfhydrase produces the protein MIKQQLARFNRLDLLGHPTALEKLERLSAWLGRDVYVKRDDLTPLAMGGNKLRKLEYLAADALAQGADTLITAGALQSNHVRQTAAIAAKLGLGCVALLENPLGTDDANYVGNGNRLLLDLFDAKVELVENLDNADEQLQALADRLRNNGKKPYLVPIGGSNALGALGYVRAGLELAEQIKDTGLTFAALVLASGSAGTHSGLALGLSEALPDLPVIGVTVSRSDEDQRPKVQGLAERTAELLGVSLPENFKVELWDEYFGPRYGEPNAGTLAAVKLVASQEGLLLDPVYTGKAMAGLLDGIGRQRFNDGPIIFLHTGGAPALFAYTSFL, from the coding sequence ATGATCAAACAACAGCTTGCCCGCTTTAACCGCCTCGACCTGCTCGGTCATCCTACCGCCCTGGAAAAACTCGAACGCCTGTCGGCCTGGTTGGGCCGCGATGTATACGTCAAGCGTGATGACCTGACGCCGCTGGCGATGGGCGGCAACAAGCTGCGCAAGCTCGAATACCTGGCGGCCGATGCACTGGCACAAGGCGCCGACACCTTGATTACCGCTGGTGCGCTTCAGTCCAACCACGTGCGCCAGACTGCCGCCATTGCGGCCAAGCTTGGCCTGGGCTGCGTAGCCCTGCTGGAAAATCCCTTGGGTACCGACGACGCTAACTATGTCGGTAACGGCAATCGACTGTTGCTGGACCTGTTCGATGCCAAGGTCGAGCTGGTGGAAAACCTCGACAACGCCGACGAGCAATTGCAGGCTCTGGCCGACCGTCTACGCAACAACGGCAAGAAGCCGTATCTGGTGCCGATTGGTGGCTCCAACGCATTGGGCGCTTTGGGTTATGTGCGCGCCGGGCTGGAATTGGCCGAGCAGATCAAGGACACCGGGCTGACATTCGCGGCCTTGGTTCTGGCTTCGGGCAGCGCCGGGACCCATAGCGGTCTGGCGTTGGGGTTGAGTGAAGCACTGCCGGATTTGCCAGTGATTGGTGTCACGGTTTCTCGCAGCGATGAAGATCAGCGACCGAAAGTCCAGGGGCTCGCCGAGCGCACTGCCGAGCTGTTGGGTGTGAGCCTGCCAGAGAATTTCAAGGTCGAGTTGTGGGACGAGTATTTCGGCCCGCGCTACGGCGAACCGAATGCCGGGACGTTGGCAGCCGTGAAGCTGGTGGCGAGTCAGGAAGGGCTGTTGCTGGACCCGGTCTACACTGGCAAGGCCATGGCCGGGTTGCTCGATGGCATCGGCCGCCAGCGCTTCAATGACGGCCCGATCATCTTCCTGCACACCGGCGGGGCGCCGGCGTTGTTTGCCTATACAAGTTTTTTGTAA
- the tcyJ gene encoding cystine ABC transporter substrate-binding protein — MNFSALRRNLLVGSLGLALSAGLLGQAVAGEQLQKIKDAGVINVGLEGTYPPFSFVDADGKLAGFEVEFSEALAKELGVKVKLQPTKWDGILAALESKRLDAVINQVTISEERKKKYDFSEPYTVSGIQALVLTKKAAELNIKSAADLAGKKVGVGLGTNYEQWLKDNQPKAIIKTYDDDPTKFQDLRVGRIDAILIDRLAALEYAKKAKDTTAAGEAFSRQEAGIALRKGEPELLAAVNKAIDKLRADGTLKKLSEKYFSADVTK, encoded by the coding sequence ATGAATTTTTCCGCACTACGACGAAATCTGCTGGTAGGTTCGCTGGGCCTGGCGCTGAGCGCCGGTCTGCTGGGGCAAGCGGTTGCCGGTGAGCAGCTGCAAAAAATCAAAGACGCTGGCGTGATCAACGTTGGCCTGGAAGGCACTTACCCACCGTTCAGTTTCGTCGACGCCGACGGCAAGCTGGCCGGCTTCGAAGTCGAGTTCTCCGAAGCCCTGGCCAAAGAGCTGGGCGTGAAGGTCAAACTGCAACCAACCAAATGGGACGGCATCCTCGCAGCCCTGGAATCCAAACGTCTGGACGCCGTGATCAACCAGGTGACCATCTCCGAAGAGCGCAAGAAGAAGTATGACTTCTCCGAGCCGTACACCGTTTCCGGGATTCAGGCGCTGGTGCTGACCAAGAAGGCTGCGGAGCTGAACATCAAGTCTGCCGCCGATCTGGCCGGCAAAAAAGTCGGTGTAGGCCTGGGCACCAACTACGAGCAGTGGCTCAAGGACAATCAGCCAAAAGCCATCATCAAGACCTATGACGATGATCCGACCAAGTTCCAGGATCTGCGCGTCGGCCGCATCGACGCCATTCTGATCGACCGCCTCGCCGCGCTGGAATACGCCAAGAAGGCCAAGGACACCACCGCCGCCGGCGAAGCGTTCTCCCGCCAGGAAGCCGGCATCGCCCTGCGCAAAGGCGAGCCTGAGCTGCTGGCCGCGGTGAACAAGGCCATCGACAAGCTGCGTGCCGACGGTACGCTGAAAAAGCTTTCGGAAAAATACTTCAGCGCTGACGTCACTAAATAA
- the tcyL gene encoding cystine ABC transporter permease — translation MEEAFQLALDSAPFLLKGAYYTVILSLGGMFFGLVMGFGLALMRLSRFKLVSWIARIYVSFFRGTPLLVQLFVIYYGLPQLGIELDPLPAALIGFSLNMAAYACEILRAAISSIERGQWEAAASIGMTRAQTLRRAILPQAMRTALPPLGNSFISLVKDTALAATIQVPELFRQAQLITARTFEIFTMYLAAALIYWVLATVLSHLQNQLEARVNRHDLES, via the coding sequence ATGGAAGAAGCTTTCCAACTCGCGCTGGATTCCGCGCCCTTTCTGCTGAAGGGCGCGTACTACACAGTCATCTTGAGCCTGGGCGGGATGTTCTTCGGCCTGGTGATGGGGTTTGGTCTGGCGTTGATGCGCCTGTCGCGCTTCAAACTGGTGAGCTGGATCGCCCGCATCTACGTGTCGTTTTTTCGCGGCACGCCGTTGTTGGTGCAACTGTTCGTGATCTATTACGGCTTGCCGCAATTGGGCATCGAACTTGATCCGCTACCGGCAGCTCTGATCGGCTTCTCACTGAACATGGCGGCCTATGCCTGCGAAATCCTGCGTGCCGCGATCAGTTCCATCGAGCGCGGTCAGTGGGAAGCCGCCGCGAGTATCGGCATGACCCGTGCGCAGACCCTGCGCCGGGCCATCCTGCCGCAAGCGATGCGCACGGCTCTGCCACCGCTGGGCAACAGCTTCATTTCGCTTGTGAAGGACACCGCGCTGGCAGCCACTATTCAGGTGCCGGAACTGTTCCGTCAGGCGCAGCTGATTACCGCCCGAACCTTTGAAATTTTCACCATGTACCTTGCCGCCGCGCTGATCTACTGGGTTCTGGCCACGGTGCTTTCGCACCTGCAGAACCAGTTGGAAGCACGGGTCAATCGGCACGACCTGGAGTCCTGA
- the tcyN gene encoding L-cystine ABC transporter ATP-binding protein TcyN: protein MIVVEKLTKQFKGQVVLNGIDLQVKEGEVVAIIGPSGSGKTTFLRCLNFLEEPTSGRIKVGDIEIDGSRPLNQQQGLVRRLRQHVGFVFQNFNLFPHRTALENVIEGPIIVKKIPHAEAVALGKKLMARVGLAGKEDAYPRRLSGGQQQRVAIARALAMEPEVILFDEPTSALDPELVGEVLATIRSLAEERRTMVIVTHEMGFARDVANRVVFFDKGVIVEQGEAKALFANPKEERTKQFLSKFLNNAHH, encoded by the coding sequence ATGATTGTCGTGGAAAAACTGACAAAGCAGTTCAAGGGTCAAGTGGTGCTCAACGGCATCGATCTGCAAGTGAAGGAAGGCGAGGTGGTGGCAATCATCGGGCCTAGCGGCTCGGGTAAAACCACGTTCCTGCGTTGCCTGAATTTCCTGGAAGAACCCACCAGCGGCCGGATCAAGGTCGGTGACATCGAGATCGATGGCAGCCGTCCGCTGAACCAGCAGCAAGGCCTGGTGCGACGTTTGCGCCAGCACGTGGGTTTCGTGTTCCAGAACTTCAACCTGTTCCCTCATCGCACCGCCCTGGAAAACGTTATCGAAGGCCCGATCATCGTAAAGAAGATCCCGCACGCCGAAGCCGTTGCCCTGGGTAAAAAGCTGATGGCCAGGGTCGGCCTGGCGGGCAAGGAAGACGCTTACCCGCGACGCCTGTCCGGTGGTCAGCAACAGCGTGTGGCGATTGCCCGCGCGCTGGCGATGGAGCCGGAAGTGATTCTGTTCGACGAACCCACCTCAGCCCTCGACCCGGAGCTGGTGGGTGAAGTGCTGGCGACCATCCGCAGCCTCGCCGAAGAGCGACGCACCATGGTCATCGTCACCCACGAAATGGGCTTTGCCCGGGACGTGGCGAACCGCGTGGTGTTTTTCGACAAAGGTGTGATCGTCGAACAAGGCGAAGCCAAGGCGCTGTTTGCCAATCCGAAAGAAGAGCGGACGAAGCAGTTTCTCAGCAAGTTCCTGAATAACGCTCACCACTGA
- a CDS encoding SfnB family sulfur acquisition oxidoreductase, with protein sequence MSSLADAIVQSDLDIAPLLLPAQVLRNDAQAIKAAHELAQVARLQAAKRDQQRKLPWSEIEQFTRSGLGSIAIPREYGGPQVSFVTLAEVFAIISAADPALGQIPQNQFGILNLVLGSATESQKKQLFKSVLDGWRIGNAGPERGTKNTLELKARITASGDGFVLNGQKFYSTGALFAHWVAVKALNDDGKQVLAFVRRGTPGLRIVDDWSGFGQRTTASGTLLLNNVQVDAELVVDNWKINDSPNIQGAVSQLIQAAIDAGIARGAIDDAIDFVKTRARPWIDAKVERASDDLYVIADIGKLKIELHAAEALLRKAGQVLDQVNAAPLTAESAARASIAVAEAKVLTTEISLLASEKLFELAGSRATLAEFNLDRHWRNARVHTLHDPVRWKYHAVGTYHLNGTLPARHSWI encoded by the coding sequence ATGTCCAGTCTGGCAGATGCAATCGTTCAGAGTGATCTGGACATCGCCCCCCTGTTGTTGCCCGCGCAGGTCTTGCGCAACGACGCACAAGCCATCAAGGCCGCCCATGAGCTGGCGCAAGTCGCCCGCCTGCAAGCGGCCAAACGCGACCAGCAGCGCAAGCTGCCGTGGTCGGAAATCGAACAATTCACCCGCAGTGGTTTGGGCAGCATTGCTATCCCGCGTGAGTACGGTGGCCCGCAGGTTTCGTTCGTCACTTTGGCCGAAGTCTTCGCGATCATTTCCGCGGCCGACCCGGCACTGGGACAGATCCCGCAGAACCAGTTCGGCATTCTCAACCTGGTGCTCGGCAGCGCCACTGAATCGCAAAAAAAGCAGCTGTTCAAAAGCGTGCTCGACGGCTGGCGGATCGGTAACGCGGGCCCTGAGCGCGGCACCAAAAACACCCTTGAACTCAAGGCGCGAATCACCGCCAGCGGCGACGGCTTCGTCCTCAACGGGCAGAAGTTCTATTCCACCGGCGCCCTGTTCGCCCACTGGGTCGCCGTCAAGGCGCTGAACGACGACGGCAAACAAGTGCTGGCCTTCGTCCGCCGCGGTACACCGGGCCTGCGCATCGTTGATGACTGGTCGGGGTTCGGTCAACGCACCACCGCCAGCGGCACCCTTTTGCTCAACAACGTGCAAGTCGACGCCGAGCTGGTGGTGGATAACTGGAAGATCAACGACAGCCCGAACATTCAGGGTGCCGTGTCGCAGCTGATTCAAGCAGCCATTGACGCCGGCATCGCCCGGGGCGCCATCGACGACGCCATCGATTTCGTGAAAACCCGTGCACGGCCGTGGATCGACGCCAAGGTCGAACGGGCCAGCGACGACCTGTATGTGATCGCCGACATCGGCAAGCTGAAGATCGAACTGCACGCCGCCGAAGCGCTGTTGCGCAAGGCCGGGCAAGTGCTCGATCAGGTCAACGCCGCGCCGCTTACCGCCGAGTCCGCCGCCCGTGCGTCGATTGCCGTGGCCGAAGCCAAAGTGCTGACCACCGAGATCTCGCTGCTGGCCAGCGAAAAGCTTTTCGAACTGGCCGGCAGCCGCGCCACCCTCGCCGAATTCAACCTTGATCGCCATTGGCGCAACGCCCGCGTGCACACGCTGCACGATCCGGTGCGCTGGAAATACCACGCCGTCGGGACTTATCACCTGAACGGCACGCTGCCCGCTCGCCACTCCTGGATTTAA